In Desulfuromonas acetoxidans DSM 684, a genomic segment contains:
- the truA gene encoding tRNA pseudouridine(38-40) synthase TruA, giving the protein MPRLCLTVEYDGTSYGGWQVQPNAQTVQEQIESALAQVIGASVRVYSSGRTDAGVHAIDMKAHFDVETLLPLSAYREGVNRFLPQDIVVRQVCRVADDFHARFDAQGKWYRYRLYRGRIRSPLHRLTSWHVAGGLDVEAMTQAADALVGTHDFAAFQASGCAAATTQRTLFEVLLIDEGDELIIDVRGSGFLKNMVRIIVGSLVEVGRAKLTAGQLAEILASGQRCRAGLTAPAQGLCLMQVWYEKNIEIT; this is encoded by the coding sequence ATGCCGCGCTTGTGTCTCACTGTTGAATACGACGGCACCTCCTATGGGGGCTGGCAAGTGCAGCCCAATGCTCAGACGGTGCAGGAACAGATTGAATCGGCTCTTGCACAGGTGATCGGCGCTTCAGTTCGGGTGTATTCATCCGGACGGACGGATGCAGGAGTTCACGCAATTGACATGAAGGCTCATTTCGATGTCGAGACCCTGCTGCCTTTGTCCGCTTACCGCGAAGGGGTCAACCGTTTTTTGCCGCAGGATATCGTGGTTCGTCAGGTCTGTCGGGTTGCCGATGATTTTCATGCCCGCTTTGATGCACAGGGCAAATGGTACCGTTATCGGCTCTATCGGGGACGGATTCGATCGCCTTTGCACCGTTTAACCAGTTGGCATGTTGCTGGTGGCCTGGATGTTGAGGCGATGACACAGGCTGCGGATGCTCTTGTCGGCACACATGATTTTGCCGCGTTTCAAGCGTCAGGCTGTGCTGCAGCAACAACACAGCGAACCCTGTTTGAGGTGTTGCTTATTGACGAGGGCGATGAGTTGATCATTGATGTGCGTGGCAGTGGTTTTTTAAAGAACATGGTGCGCATCATTGTCGGCAGTTTGGTCGAGGTGGGACGAGCTAAGTTAACTGCTGGTCAACTTGCCGAAATCCTAGCCTCGGGGCAGCGCTGTCGGGCCGGTTTGACTGCGCCTGCACAGGGCTTGTGTCTGATGCAGGTCTGGTATGAAAAAAATATTGAAATCACTTGA